A single region of the Oleispira antarctica RB-8 genome encodes:
- a CDS encoding Carboxynorspermidine decarboxylase: MNISTPYYLIDETRMLKAMERIAYVRECSGAKSVLALKCFSSWCVFDFMKDYMAGTTSSSLYEARLGYEKFGGETHGYSVAYSEDEIPELIEYCDKIIFNSLNQLEQYKAQVKEKGRSIGLRMNPEVGHSEYGLSDTVAKYSRLGVRHDLLPGNITDEIDGAMFHMNCENDDFISLSQQLDDIERRFATILPNLSWLSLGGGVAFTRDGYALDALCERLKLLAKTYDLQVYLEPGEASVTQSTSLVVKVLDKVENQLPTLIVDAGVETHLLDVLVYQFVPELEGAKPIAEGNIEVALQQALQEGKSVYRVSGRTCLAGDVFGTYVFNQKIEIGDELKFTDVAGYSMVKKNFFNGIKMPAICHKNIHGETRVIREFDYEDFRDFLS, encoded by the coding sequence ATGAACATTAGCACACCTTATTATCTAATTGATGAAACACGTATGTTAAAGGCGATGGAACGTATCGCTTATGTACGTGAGTGTAGTGGTGCCAAAAGTGTTCTCGCATTGAAGTGTTTTTCCAGTTGGTGCGTGTTTGATTTTATGAAGGACTATATGGCTGGTACGACCAGCAGTAGTTTATATGAAGCGCGTTTGGGGTATGAGAAATTTGGTGGCGAAACCCACGGTTATAGTGTTGCTTATAGCGAAGATGAAATTCCTGAACTCATCGAGTATTGCGACAAAATTATTTTTAATTCGTTGAATCAATTAGAGCAATACAAAGCTCAGGTAAAAGAAAAAGGCCGCTCGATTGGACTGCGCATGAATCCAGAAGTAGGCCATTCCGAATACGGTTTAAGTGATACGGTTGCAAAATATTCACGCCTCGGAGTACGTCACGATTTATTACCTGGAAATATCACCGATGAAATTGATGGTGCTATGTTTCACATGAATTGTGAAAACGATGACTTCATAAGTCTTAGTCAGCAACTGGATGATATTGAACGTCGTTTCGCTACGATTTTGCCTAATCTTAGCTGGCTGAGTTTAGGCGGTGGTGTTGCCTTTACCCGTGATGGTTATGCACTGGATGCATTATGTGAACGTTTGAAGTTATTAGCGAAAACTTACGACCTGCAAGTATACCTAGAGCCGGGTGAAGCATCCGTCACTCAATCGACTTCTCTGGTTGTAAAGGTATTGGACAAGGTAGAAAACCAATTACCGACGCTGATCGTCGACGCCGGTGTTGAAACTCATTTGCTGGATGTGTTGGTTTATCAGTTTGTGCCTGAATTAGAAGGTGCAAAACCAATCGCAGAAGGAAATATAGAAGTAGCATTACAACAAGCGTTACAAGAAGGTAAGTCTGTTTATCGTGTTAGTGGACGTACCTGTTTGGCAGGTGATGTATTCGGAACCTATGTTTTCAACCAGAAAATTGAAATAGGGGATGAGTTGAAATTTACGGATGTTGCAGGCTATTCCATGGTGAAGAAAAACTTCTTCAACGGAATCAAAATGCCAGCCATTTGCCATAAAAATATTCATGGAGAAACTCGTGTCATTCGCGAGTTTGATTACGAAGATTTCCGAGACTTTTTGTCTTAA
- a CDS encoding Acyl-CoA synthase, with amino-acid sequence MIYLNDEHYDKNYFEQCYQKFNQHDVLGNCQGKRITACISDAAVWIALCLYARDHGISVFPLPVGTPEEALRRRAKLSGSHYQVMADSMEELLTNIEKISDHEDDAEPVLVQMSSGTTGEPKCINRTWVSIDIELQNYIEHFTDLTEMTAVVACPVNHSYGLICGILASIKRGSEPVIITNFNPKYIIKKVRETTSPILYSSPALITTITMMVKADQPIHAIMTSGTLMQATWLEQAANKCEKLYQQYGCSEVGCISLGGDIKSIHDQGMVLPHLTVKSGSSAEEPQEIVVTTEASTKNISTKDINTKEMGITVSTRDLGYLDANNRLHFISRIDEMINVSGLNVYPAEVEKVVMDMPNITDAVVFKKSHAFGNDQVCLQFIAEQEIANEDIRSWCSKYLNKYQVPLQIDQVEKIDRLPNGKVSRKALALA; translated from the coding sequence ATGATTTATCTTAATGATGAGCACTACGATAAAAATTATTTTGAGCAGTGTTACCAAAAGTTCAATCAGCATGACGTTCTAGGGAACTGTCAGGGTAAGCGTATCACAGCTTGTATCAGCGATGCTGCCGTATGGATTGCGCTGTGTCTGTATGCTCGTGATCATGGAATATCTGTATTTCCTTTGCCAGTGGGTACTCCAGAAGAAGCATTGCGCAGAAGAGCAAAACTCAGTGGTAGTCACTACCAAGTGATGGCCGATTCGATGGAGGAGCTGCTGACAAATATTGAAAAAATAAGTGATCACGAAGATGACGCTGAACCTGTATTAGTGCAAATGAGCTCAGGCACAACAGGCGAGCCAAAGTGTATTAATCGCACTTGGGTGAGCATTGATATCGAATTGCAAAACTACATTGAGCACTTTACTGATTTGACGGAAATGACCGCAGTAGTCGCGTGTCCGGTTAATCATTCTTATGGTTTGATCTGCGGTATTTTAGCCAGTATTAAACGGGGTTCAGAGCCCGTAATTATTACTAACTTTAACCCTAAATATATTATTAAGAAGGTGCGTGAAACAACGTCTCCTATCTTATATTCATCCCCAGCATTGATAACCACGATCACCATGATGGTAAAAGCTGATCAGCCTATCCATGCAATTATGACGTCTGGCACGTTGATGCAGGCGACTTGGTTAGAGCAAGCCGCTAATAAATGTGAAAAATTGTATCAGCAGTATGGCTGTTCGGAAGTGGGTTGTATCTCTTTGGGTGGAGATATTAAGTCTATTCATGATCAGGGGATGGTATTACCTCATCTTACTGTTAAGTCTGGATCTTCGGCAGAAGAACCACAAGAAATCGTGGTGACCACAGAGGCTAGCACTAAAAACATTAGCACCAAAGACATTAACACCAAAGAAATGGGCATCACAGTATCAACTCGTGACTTGGGCTACTTGGATGCCAATAACCGTCTGCATTTTATTTCTCGCATCGATGAAATGATTAATGTGTCAGGACTTAATGTCTATCCAGCAGAAGTAGAAAAAGTGGTTATGGATATGCCGAATATTACCGATGCAGTGGTGTTTAAAAAGAGCCACGCCTTTGGTAATGACCAAGTGTGTTTGCAGTTTATCGCTGAGCAAGAGATTGCTAACGAAGATATTCGCAGCTGGTGCAGCAAATATTTAAATAAATATCAGGTGCCACTTCAGATTGATCAAGTCGAAAAAATTGATCGCTTACCTAATGGAAAAGTTAGCCGTAAAGCATTGGCTCTTGCATAA
- a CDS encoding Siderophore synthetase component encodes MDNLDKDTILVKIAKQFCPEHAQYIASPKLADKEEQRVVRQFIDALLYEEIVAFKSDKRSKTPTEFKQFDAVFDSVYFFSMGGREFKCLGAHRIFERIRIADGSVQILEQGQKSEDGQYIGNKEYRECRIEEFICYLDTDSETKMRVLGELMQTIALCRWNSRYLEHHKKPRRELSFAQLESAITEGHLYHPSFKARTGFTLQDHIQYGPEAAKTIQFRWLAIQSQHVDYNYPSASIDFWAEELGEEQFGVLTKRLKVLGKNWLTYSLVPIHPWQVDAIQNRGLSDAIDCGDIIELGEAGDFYQATQSLRTLVNVSHPEKANIKIPLNLVSTSSHRNLQDHFVCTAPAISTWLQEVVAKDEYLQREGKLLLLSEYAGLLYKPEDKVKAKEMDGLIGAIFRESVVDKLQSGEEAIPFTALMLVESDNRPFIADWLDRYGVDAWVNRLLDVMLVPIWHMLVHNGIAFEAHCQNLILTHKDGWPHRIVLRDFHEDMEYVEGYLKFPEHLPRLAETDSYFETIALDEGFSMSDIDELRELFMDTVYVLNLADLSFLLERYHDYSEAQFWNRVRNHLNEYRQSGITSSARIDRIGAENPSIIVESLLKKKILNGGTLDYFEHTVSNPLAAIDEESSEDRALYQIESQRIN; translated from the coding sequence ATGGATAATCTGGATAAAGATACAATATTGGTAAAAATTGCTAAGCAGTTTTGTCCTGAGCATGCCCAATATATAGCGAGCCCTAAACTGGCTGATAAAGAAGAACAGCGAGTCGTGCGTCAGTTTATTGATGCGCTTCTATATGAAGAAATTGTGGCATTTAAATCTGATAAAAGATCTAAAACGCCTACCGAATTTAAACAATTTGATGCCGTATTCGATAGTGTTTATTTCTTCAGTATGGGAGGAAGGGAATTCAAGTGTTTAGGTGCACATCGTATTTTTGAACGTATTCGCATAGCGGATGGCTCTGTCCAGATACTTGAGCAAGGCCAGAAAAGTGAGGATGGCCAGTATATTGGTAATAAAGAATATCGTGAGTGCCGTATTGAAGAATTCATTTGTTATTTAGATACCGACTCCGAAACCAAGATGCGAGTATTAGGAGAGTTGATGCAGACCATCGCGTTATGTCGATGGAATAGTCGTTATTTAGAGCATCATAAAAAACCAAGGCGCGAGCTAAGCTTTGCTCAATTAGAATCGGCTATTACAGAAGGCCACCTATATCATCCCAGCTTTAAAGCCAGAACAGGATTCACACTGCAGGACCATATTCAATATGGACCAGAAGCTGCAAAAACGATTCAGTTTCGATGGTTGGCCATTCAATCACAGCATGTAGATTATAACTACCCAAGTGCGAGCATTGATTTCTGGGCTGAAGAATTGGGGGAAGAGCAATTTGGAGTTTTGACCAAGCGCCTGAAAGTATTAGGTAAGAACTGGTTGACCTATTCATTGGTACCCATTCATCCATGGCAGGTGGATGCCATTCAGAATCGTGGTCTGAGTGATGCGATTGATTGTGGTGACATTATTGAATTGGGTGAGGCTGGTGATTTTTATCAGGCAACCCAATCGTTACGCACCTTAGTCAATGTCAGTCACCCTGAAAAAGCGAATATCAAAATACCGTTGAATCTTGTGAGCACGTCTTCGCATCGTAATTTGCAAGATCATTTTGTCTGTACTGCTCCGGCGATTTCAACGTGGTTACAAGAAGTGGTGGCTAAAGATGAGTACTTACAGCGAGAAGGTAAGCTGCTGCTGTTAAGTGAATATGCAGGTTTGCTTTATAAACCAGAAGATAAAGTAAAAGCCAAAGAAATGGATGGCTTGATTGGTGCTATTTTCCGCGAAAGCGTTGTCGATAAATTGCAGTCAGGTGAAGAGGCTATTCCCTTCACGGCACTTATGTTGGTTGAATCGGATAATCGTCCTTTTATCGCCGACTGGTTAGATCGCTATGGCGTTGATGCTTGGGTTAATCGTTTATTAGACGTCATGTTAGTACCTATTTGGCACATGTTGGTTCATAACGGCATTGCCTTTGAAGCCCATTGCCAAAATCTAATATTAACGCACAAAGACGGCTGGCCTCATCGCATCGTGCTGCGCGATTTTCATGAAGATATGGAATACGTAGAGGGCTATTTAAAATTTCCTGAACACCTTCCAAGATTGGCTGAAACAGATTCATATTTTGAAACCATCGCATTAGATGAAGGTTTCAGTATGTCGGACATTGATGAGCTACGTGAATTATTTATGGATACTGTTTATGTCCTGAATTTAGCGGATTTGTCTTTCTTATTAGAACGTTACCATGATTATTCTGAAGCACAATTTTGGAACCGAGTACGTAATCATCTTAATGAATATCGTCAATCAGGTATTACCAGTTCAGCACGAATTGATCGTATCGGAGCTGAAAATCCAAGCATTATTGTTGAGTCGCTTCTGAAGAAAAAAATATTAAATGGCGGCACCTTAGACTATTTCGAACATACCGTAAGCAACCCGTTAGCAGCTATCGATGAAGAGAGCTCTGAAGATAGAGCGTTGTATCAAATTGAATCCCAGAGAATTAATTAA
- a CDS encoding IucA/IucC family protein yields the protein MKFVASNIAEYASFHAFINAYLREIDAGIWKGKSQFLALSDFPYELKGNEVLEIFLPESQQCIVMDVSYKSKVGRHHFQGVYVRTEYDEERSSPWQSADIMYLLIALVRQIYQRQNTISVGTELSESIRMNEVELLGRLLGSYQTMAYFLSQRAGDAALTSLDFINSEQSILYGHWLHPTPKSQQGITPWQQTFYSPELCGHFKLHYFSADKSLVKEGSSLAKSTSELLYAEVSRYDSIELANDHVLVPVHPLQAPNLLLEEWVKVLIEEGRLNYLGELGADYTATSSVRTVVNEASEWMVKLSIPVKITNSLRTNKRRELEDGMVIESYLNHIGFLTDRPQFKVVDDPAYITINHPKDHQLDSGFEVVLRRNLFTEEEGQGICSILTLVQDSIPKADGSAGSSLLNNIILDLAAKENRSLDQVAIDWFDRYWHCAIESILSLYDGYGIALEAHQQNSLLDVSAGYPSCYYYRDNQGFYLSEHFKAELAEVGSQLNLTNIFYDDDKIFTAISYYVFVNQLFAVIYRLGADGLLDEEVLVERSRKKLLAMQNNMQGVGKDFIHYILSSERLDYKTNLLARVNNIDELQEGMEHAVYSTIVNPLYSASKSKPASKSISEFESQKELIKGGESERGAVYG from the coding sequence ATGAAATTTGTAGCAAGCAACATTGCTGAGTACGCATCTTTTCACGCTTTTATTAATGCTTACTTGCGCGAAATTGACGCCGGAATTTGGAAGGGAAAAAGCCAGTTTTTGGCGTTGTCAGATTTTCCTTATGAGTTAAAGGGAAATGAGGTTTTAGAAATATTTTTACCTGAAAGCCAGCAGTGCATCGTGATGGACGTGTCTTATAAATCTAAAGTCGGGCGTCATCATTTTCAGGGTGTGTATGTGCGCACTGAATACGATGAAGAGCGTAGCAGTCCTTGGCAGTCAGCCGATATTATGTACTTACTGATTGCTTTGGTTCGGCAGATTTACCAACGACAAAATACTATTTCTGTTGGTACTGAATTGTCAGAATCAATAAGAATGAATGAAGTCGAGTTATTAGGTCGTCTGTTAGGCAGCTATCAAACCATGGCGTATTTCCTGAGCCAACGAGCGGGTGATGCGGCATTAACTAGTCTTGATTTTATTAATTCCGAACAATCTATTCTGTATGGACATTGGTTGCATCCAACACCAAAGAGTCAGCAGGGTATTACACCTTGGCAACAAACGTTTTATTCCCCTGAATTATGCGGCCACTTTAAATTACATTATTTTTCTGCTGATAAATCTTTAGTCAAAGAAGGCTCTTCATTAGCCAAAAGTACCAGTGAACTTTTGTATGCTGAAGTCAGTCGCTACGATTCGATAGAACTGGCTAATGACCATGTTTTAGTTCCGGTTCACCCGTTACAGGCTCCTAATCTGTTATTAGAAGAATGGGTGAAGGTTCTGATAGAAGAGGGGCGGTTGAATTATCTTGGAGAATTAGGCGCCGATTACACGGCCACGTCTTCTGTTCGGACAGTCGTTAATGAAGCCTCTGAATGGATGGTAAAGCTTTCTATTCCCGTAAAAATCACCAATTCATTGCGTACTAATAAACGACGTGAACTGGAAGATGGAATGGTGATTGAGAGCTACTTAAATCACATCGGTTTTTTGACTGACCGCCCTCAATTTAAAGTGGTTGATGATCCTGCCTATATCACTATTAATCATCCAAAAGATCATCAATTAGATTCAGGCTTTGAAGTCGTTTTACGTCGCAATCTATTTACTGAAGAAGAAGGCCAGGGGATATGTTCAATTCTTACTCTTGTGCAAGACTCAATTCCTAAGGCTGATGGTTCAGCCGGATCCAGTCTATTAAATAATATTATTTTAGATTTGGCCGCTAAAGAAAATCGATCACTCGATCAGGTTGCTATCGATTGGTTTGATCGTTACTGGCACTGTGCAATTGAGTCGATATTGTCACTTTATGATGGCTATGGCATCGCATTAGAGGCGCATCAACAAAACAGTTTATTGGATGTCTCTGCAGGTTATCCGAGCTGCTATTACTACCGAGATAATCAGGGCTTTTATTTATCAGAACACTTCAAAGCAGAGCTGGCGGAAGTCGGAAGTCAATTAAATCTCACTAATATCTTTTATGACGATGACAAGATTTTCACGGCCATCTCCTACTACGTATTTGTTAATCAGTTATTTGCAGTTATCTACCGTTTAGGGGCAGACGGCCTGCTAGACGAAGAAGTTTTGGTGGAACGCTCTCGTAAAAAATTATTGGCAATGCAAAATAATATGCAAGGTGTCGGTAAAGATTTTATTCACTACATCTTGAGTAGTGAGCGATTAGATTACAAAACCAATCTTTTGGCTCGCGTAAATAATATTGATGAATTACAGGAAGGCATGGAACACGCGGTTTATTCGACAATTGTTAATCCCTTGTACTCAGCGTCAAAATCTAAACCAGCATCTAAATCAATATCAGAATTTGAATCGCAGAAAGAACTTATTAAAGGTGGCGAAAGTGAGCGTGGTGCAGTCTATGGATAA
- a CDS encoding Putative multi antimicrobial extrusion protein MatE, which yields MSKKSIDTSPDSGPIVATFFRFVIPSTLSLLAISTASVVDGFFVGNYIGADALAAVNLLMPYFALLFGVALMFAVGGSVKASIYIGDKKYTLASSLFSQVFFVILAMAVLAVPLSLVFSEYLFAALGATPSLYPLMQSYFEVFCFVTVVQLTCLVMYYFIRADNRPELGMRALMLGAFINVALDALFIGKFGWGIEGAAWATLIGQVIQLIYISSYFFSGRNSLKLSLPVFRIKELGFIAFNGFSEFINEFSIGLVILVFHWVISRQSGIEGIAAFSVVNYLIYISLMVYYGIIDAMHVLLGQNFGAQRVDRVKAFMRIAAISIATLSIMLVVMLHVFEGPIIAFFLDDDAENAQQLAQNFLHIIWPIFLFNGFNVLICAYLTSAEQAMHSSIIAMLRSLILPIGFALLLSIMLPDVGFLYAVPVAEALAFIFSLIFYINYRPALLIKKSFE from the coding sequence ATGAGTAAAAAATCGATCGATACCTCCCCTGATAGTGGTCCTATAGTGGCCACTTTTTTTCGTTTTGTTATTCCTTCTACATTGAGCTTGCTGGCTATTTCTACCGCCAGTGTCGTAGATGGTTTTTTTGTGGGTAATTATATTGGGGCAGATGCATTAGCGGCGGTTAATTTGTTGATGCCGTACTTTGCATTGTTATTTGGCGTAGCTCTGATGTTTGCTGTCGGAGGTTCAGTTAAGGCCAGTATTTATATCGGCGATAAAAAATATACTTTAGCTTCATCTCTGTTTAGTCAGGTTTTCTTTGTCATACTGGCAATGGCAGTGCTGGCCGTACCTTTGTCTCTTGTATTTAGTGAGTATCTGTTTGCTGCTTTGGGGGCTACCCCTTCGTTATATCCTCTGATGCAGAGCTATTTTGAAGTTTTTTGTTTTGTGACCGTAGTGCAACTGACTTGTCTGGTGATGTACTACTTCATTCGTGCAGATAATAGACCTGAGCTGGGTATGCGTGCATTGATGCTAGGCGCATTTATTAATGTTGCTCTTGATGCGCTCTTTATCGGTAAGTTTGGTTGGGGTATTGAGGGAGCCGCTTGGGCAACCTTAATCGGGCAAGTAATTCAATTGATTTATATCTCAAGCTACTTTTTTTCTGGCCGCAATAGTTTGAAATTATCCTTGCCTGTTTTTAGAATTAAAGAATTGGGCTTCATTGCTTTTAATGGCTTTTCTGAGTTTATAAACGAATTTTCCATTGGCTTAGTTATTTTGGTTTTTCATTGGGTTATTAGTAGGCAGAGTGGCATTGAGGGAATTGCAGCATTTAGCGTAGTGAATTATTTAATTTATATTAGTTTGATGGTGTATTACGGCATCATTGACGCGATGCATGTCTTGCTAGGGCAAAATTTTGGGGCGCAGCGTGTTGATAGGGTTAAGGCATTTATGCGGATCGCTGCAATATCAATCGCGACGTTGAGCATTATGCTGGTGGTTATGCTGCATGTTTTTGAAGGTCCAATTATTGCGTTCTTTCTTGATGATGATGCAGAGAATGCTCAGCAATTAGCGCAGAATTTTTTACATATTATCTGGCCTATCTTTTTGTTTAATGGATTTAACGTGCTTATTTGTGCGTATCTCACCTCAGCAGAGCAGGCGATGCATTCAAGTATCATTGCTATGTTACGCTCATTGATTTTACCCATAGGCTTCGCATTATTACTCAGTATCATGCTTCCTGATGTTGGCTTTTTATATGCTGTGCCTGTAGCAGAAGCCTTAGCATTTATATTTTCTTTAATATTTTATATTAATTATCGACCTGCATTATTGATTAAAAAATCCTTTGAATAA